One genomic region from Alteromonas pelagimontana encodes:
- a CDS encoding glycosyl hydrolase 115 family protein, which translates to MINAFRIVVLLLLAFSASANASNYLTAPGEGAFALVSQEGAAAPLIIDVEASAGLRRAVTDLQNDIQRVTGLQPLIESTLPQNAQQVVIIGELGRSKLLAQLIAAGKLNVEGIAQKWDGYLIQHLRHPFEGVEQAWIIAGADKRGAIYGSYDISETIGVSPWYWWADVPVIQKDNLYLAADTRIEDFPRVKYRGIFLNDEAPALTSWSQEKFGGYNAAFYEHVFELLLRLKGNFLWPAMWNNAFADDDPQNAVLADEMGIVMSTSHHEPMMRADKEWNRYGEGKWEYSTNPDNLAAFWEEGAKRYQHREGVFTLGMRGQEDTPMSEGENVALLEKVVADQRAILAKTFTDRPLADVPQVWTLYKEVQGFYERGMRVPEDVTLLWSDDNFGNIRRLPTKEERSRKGGAGVYYHFDYVGGPRSYRWINTVPLGKVYEQMSQAYEYGARTIWVTNVGDLKPMELPIDFFLSMAWNPTRFNGDSPKAFTEQWAAQQFGSDNASTVSSLLNTYTLHNGRRKPEALEPDTYSIDNYNEASRVAADLQAASAIAAELQQSLSAQYQSSFFQLVGYPLWASQAVFELNRHQALNARYAAQQRALTNDMATATQGWFKRDAELTARYHQLKEGRWNGMMSQPHIGYVNWRNPPANIPPVLHTKALAQPAVADMGVTVAGAQTYWPANEYSDEALQLDRFTFFGESSRSITIYNRQSKPFTYRASTSAPWVQLSEQTGSVTDSKNLAVSIDWAALPAGVSKAQVSITGTGWGGATVNVVAEKPETNAIQSAGGFVEADGYISMPASDGRVKQNTDASQWQRIELLGRTGSAMRAWQAADKALSGTEAARPYLEFPLTFFSTGEHTVDFYLSPSFGVTPDNHLRFAFALDNHAAVTLQGAVDKKDWAKGVLDNVRKVTATMKVARPGKHVLRIYLQDMGVVLQKIVIHTDEIKPSYLGPPPSRWVVKAK; encoded by the coding sequence GTGATAAATGCGTTTCGCATAGTTGTACTTTTATTGCTGGCTTTCTCGGCTTCGGCGAACGCTTCAAATTACTTAACCGCACCCGGCGAGGGCGCATTTGCACTTGTATCGCAAGAGGGTGCAGCGGCGCCACTCATTATTGATGTCGAAGCATCAGCCGGTTTACGTCGCGCAGTCACAGATTTGCAAAATGATATCCAGCGCGTGACAGGGCTCCAGCCTCTCATTGAGAGCACCTTGCCACAAAATGCGCAACAGGTTGTTATTATCGGCGAACTGGGCCGCAGTAAATTGCTGGCTCAATTAATAGCCGCTGGTAAACTGAACGTGGAGGGGATCGCGCAAAAATGGGATGGCTATCTAATTCAACATTTACGTCACCCTTTTGAGGGCGTTGAACAGGCGTGGATTATCGCCGGTGCAGATAAACGAGGCGCCATATATGGCAGTTATGATATTAGCGAGACCATAGGGGTGTCGCCCTGGTACTGGTGGGCGGATGTGCCGGTGATACAAAAGGACAACTTGTATCTTGCAGCCGATACGCGGATTGAAGATTTCCCGCGGGTAAAATACCGCGGCATATTCCTTAACGACGAAGCTCCGGCTCTGACATCGTGGAGTCAGGAGAAATTCGGCGGTTACAATGCTGCATTTTACGAACATGTCTTTGAGTTGCTGTTACGTTTAAAGGGCAATTTTCTTTGGCCCGCCATGTGGAATAATGCCTTTGCTGATGACGATCCGCAAAACGCGGTGTTGGCAGACGAGATGGGTATTGTGATGAGCACCTCCCATCACGAACCGATGATGCGCGCCGATAAAGAATGGAACCGTTACGGTGAAGGAAAGTGGGAATATTCTACCAATCCCGATAACTTAGCTGCGTTTTGGGAAGAGGGCGCGAAACGTTACCAACATAGGGAAGGCGTTTTTACTCTGGGAATGCGCGGGCAGGAAGATACGCCCATGAGTGAAGGTGAAAATGTCGCCCTGCTGGAAAAAGTAGTCGCTGATCAACGGGCCATTCTGGCGAAAACCTTCACCGATCGACCTTTGGCTGACGTGCCTCAGGTGTGGACACTATATAAAGAAGTGCAAGGATTTTATGAGCGGGGCATGCGAGTGCCGGAAGATGTCACGCTGCTATGGTCAGATGACAATTTTGGTAATATTCGGCGGTTGCCCACGAAAGAGGAAAGAAGCCGTAAAGGCGGCGCGGGGGTTTACTATCATTTTGATTATGTGGGTGGACCGCGCTCGTATCGCTGGATAAACACGGTGCCGCTAGGAAAAGTTTACGAGCAGATGAGCCAGGCTTACGAATACGGCGCGCGCACCATCTGGGTAACCAATGTCGGCGACTTAAAGCCCATGGAATTGCCTATCGACTTTTTTCTAAGCATGGCCTGGAATCCCACTCGCTTTAATGGCGACTCTCCAAAAGCCTTCACTGAACAATGGGCTGCACAGCAATTTGGTAGTGACAACGCAAGTACAGTCAGCAGTTTATTAAATACCTATACCTTGCATAATGGGCGGCGCAAACCAGAAGCGCTGGAACCTGACACTTACAGTATTGATAACTATAACGAGGCATCGCGAGTTGCCGCCGATCTACAAGCCGCCAGTGCTATTGCCGCAGAACTTCAGCAGTCGTTGTCGGCGCAGTATCAAAGCTCGTTCTTTCAACTGGTTGGTTATCCGCTGTGGGCTTCGCAGGCGGTCTTCGAGCTTAACCGCCATCAGGCGCTCAACGCGCGTTACGCCGCACAGCAAAGAGCGCTTACCAATGATATGGCAACCGCAACACAGGGCTGGTTCAAGCGTGATGCCGAACTTACTGCGCGTTATCATCAGCTTAAGGAAGGGCGCTGGAACGGCATGATGTCTCAGCCTCACATAGGTTATGTAAACTGGCGCAATCCACCTGCCAATATTCCTCCGGTACTGCATACCAAAGCGCTGGCACAACCGGCAGTGGCAGATATGGGCGTGACGGTAGCAGGTGCGCAGACATATTGGCCAGCCAACGAATATTCTGATGAAGCGTTGCAGCTGGATCGATTTACCTTTTTTGGTGAATCATCCCGTTCTATTACCATTTATAATCGTCAGAGCAAGCCGTTTACTTATCGTGCCTCGACTAGCGCGCCGTGGGTTCAGTTATCAGAACAAACGGGAAGCGTAACAGATAGCAAGAATCTGGCAGTATCAATAGATTGGGCAGCGCTACCAGCAGGAGTCAGCAAGGCTCAAGTTTCTATTACTGGCACTGGATGGGGCGGTGCAACAGTCAACGTCGTTGCTGAAAAGCCCGAAACTAATGCTATTCAATCCGCTGGCGGATTTGTCGAAGCTGATGGCTATATCTCTATGCCTGCCAGCGATGGTCGCGTAAAACAGAATACGGACGCCTCTCAGTGGCAGCGTATCGAGTTACTGGGAAGAACCGGTAGCGCTATGCGCGCCTGGCAGGCTGCTGATAAAGCACTATCAGGTACAGAGGCTGCACGTCCCTACTTGGAATTTCCGCTGACATTTTTTTCCACGGGTGAGCATACGGTAGATTTTTACCTCTCCCCCAGCTTTGGCGTGACTCCCGATAATCACCTGCGTTTTGCTTTTGCGCTGGATAATCATGCGGCTGTAACGTTACAAGGAGCAGTAGATAAAAAAGATTGGGCCAAAGGGGTGCTGGATAATGTGCGTAAGGTAACAGCGACCATGAAAGTTGCCCGGCCGGGAAAACATGTGCTACGAATATACCTGCAGGATATGGGCGTGGTGCTGCAAAAAATTGTTATTCACACCGATGAAATTAAACCCAGCTATTTAGGGCCTCCGCCCAGCCGCTGGGTGGTGAAAGCCAAGTAA
- the galB gene encoding beta-galactosidase GalB, with protein sequence MTLSGYGMTPRRSGLALLILLVFLMTLAGCAGNDEADAATDLAARERISFNEGWRFYKYADSKQADGLIYDVRPEVESFNDTKEADSKPTDAVEVNAIANVLKPWIMPTGNDFIIDPAKRHVRPPGNPGAKFPFVQASFDDSEWEAITLPHDWGIKGPFFEGDDPEVGGGMGRLPSDGVAWYRKSFSLSEDDKDKQIYLDVDGAMSYAMVWLNGHLVGGWPYGYSSWRLDLTPYIRAGGDNQLAIRLDNPPSSSRWYPGGGIYRNVWLVKTEQVHVKHWGSVVTTENVSNGSADIKLAVKLQNSSSANVQVKVTNDVYELNETGKLNGHQIISFAPQTVSISKNADASIASQITLKQPKLWGPRPTQTPNRYAVITKVWQNGELKDSYQTNFGIRSLRFDPSSGVHVNGELIPLQGVNQHHDLGALGAAFNVRAAERQLEILRDMGVNTIRVAHNPPAPELLELTDRMGILVTDESFDSWYKKKTPLDFHLIFEDWHEQDLRALVRRDRNHPSVIMWFIGNEVGEQYTDEEGAKIARELSRIVKEEDSTRPVTASMNWAKADMPFPAALDVISLNYQGEGIRQLPEFEGTERIRTPPSYPAFHKAHPDKVILSSETASAFSSRGIYLFPVTDEFSAPVRDGRGGDSSIHQVSSYELHAVDFGSSADKVFKYMDMYPFVAGQFVWNGFDYLGEPTPYYSARSSYSGMIDLAGFKKDRFYLYQSKWRPNFPMVHILPHWNWPERLGKVTPIHIFTSGDEVELFINGKSQGKKKKGQYEYRLRFDNVVYEPGTVKAVAYKAGKPWAQETVVTTGAATGLSVEADRTKIAGDGEDLAFVTVKVTDNNGNTVPTARNKVSFSVSDNAEIVATDNGDSTNFTPFPSSSREAFSGKVLAIIKAKKRQSGEIIVTASAEGLTAGTEVIQIR encoded by the coding sequence ATGACTTTATCAGGATACGGAATGACGCCACGACGAAGCGGACTTGCTTTACTTATCTTGCTTGTGTTTCTGATGACATTGGCAGGCTGTGCCGGAAACGATGAAGCCGATGCTGCTACAGATCTTGCGGCAAGAGAACGTATTTCCTTCAATGAAGGCTGGCGTTTTTATAAATATGCTGATTCAAAGCAGGCAGATGGTCTGATATACGATGTGCGTCCTGAAGTGGAAAGCTTTAACGATACAAAGGAAGCCGATAGTAAACCTACAGATGCGGTAGAAGTTAACGCAATCGCCAATGTCTTAAAACCCTGGATAATGCCGACAGGCAATGATTTCATCATTGATCCTGCAAAGCGGCACGTACGGCCACCTGGAAACCCAGGGGCAAAATTTCCTTTTGTTCAGGCAAGCTTTGATGACAGCGAGTGGGAAGCGATAACGCTACCCCATGACTGGGGCATCAAAGGGCCGTTTTTTGAAGGCGATGATCCTGAAGTCGGTGGTGGCATGGGTCGCCTGCCCAGCGATGGCGTCGCCTGGTACCGAAAATCGTTTTCTTTAAGCGAAGACGATAAAGATAAACAGATTTATCTGGATGTTGATGGTGCGATGTCTTACGCCATGGTGTGGTTAAACGGGCATCTTGTGGGCGGCTGGCCATATGGTTACAGCTCCTGGAGGCTTGATCTGACGCCATATATTCGTGCCGGTGGCGATAATCAATTGGCAATTCGTTTGGATAATCCGCCTAGTTCTTCTCGTTGGTATCCTGGTGGTGGAATCTATCGCAATGTGTGGTTGGTAAAAACGGAGCAGGTCCATGTTAAGCACTGGGGCAGTGTGGTGACCACTGAGAATGTCAGCAATGGGTCTGCCGATATTAAGCTGGCAGTGAAGTTGCAGAACAGCAGTAGCGCCAACGTTCAAGTGAAAGTGACTAACGATGTTTACGAGCTTAACGAAACGGGCAAATTAAACGGCCATCAAATCATTTCTTTTGCGCCACAAACTGTCAGCATCAGCAAAAACGCTGACGCTAGCATCGCCAGTCAAATAACCTTAAAACAACCTAAACTATGGGGGCCGCGCCCCACGCAAACACCAAACCGATACGCGGTTATTACCAAGGTTTGGCAAAATGGAGAGCTAAAAGATTCTTATCAAACCAATTTTGGTATCCGCAGCTTGCGTTTCGATCCCAGTAGCGGCGTCCACGTCAACGGCGAGCTTATTCCTTTACAAGGGGTTAACCAGCACCATGATTTAGGTGCGTTGGGAGCGGCGTTTAATGTACGAGCGGCGGAAAGGCAGCTGGAAATTCTGCGTGATATGGGCGTGAATACTATCCGTGTCGCGCATAATCCGCCGGCGCCGGAGTTGCTGGAACTCACCGACAGAATGGGGATTTTGGTTACCGATGAATCTTTTGATTCCTGGTATAAGAAGAAAACGCCGCTGGATTTCCATCTTATTTTTGAAGATTGGCATGAACAGGATCTTAGAGCGTTAGTGCGCCGGGATCGTAATCATCCATCGGTGATCATGTGGTTTATCGGCAATGAGGTAGGCGAGCAGTATACAGACGAAGAGGGAGCTAAGATCGCGCGTGAGCTTAGCCGCATTGTAAAGGAAGAAGACTCTACTCGCCCGGTCACAGCGTCAATGAACTGGGCGAAAGCAGACATGCCTTTTCCTGCTGCCCTTGATGTTATCAGCCTGAATTATCAAGGCGAAGGCATTCGGCAGTTACCCGAATTTGAAGGCACCGAGCGAATTCGGACGCCTCCTTCTTATCCGGCTTTTCATAAAGCCCACCCAGACAAAGTGATACTTTCCAGTGAAACTGCTTCGGCTTTTAGTAGCCGAGGCATTTATCTTTTTCCGGTCACTGATGAATTTAGCGCCCCTGTGCGGGATGGGCGAGGAGGCGACTCCAGCATTCATCAGGTTAGCTCGTACGAATTACATGCGGTAGATTTTGGGTCTTCAGCAGACAAAGTTTTTAAATATATGGATATGTATCCTTTTGTCGCGGGGCAGTTTGTCTGGAACGGCTTTGACTATCTTGGGGAGCCCACGCCTTATTACTCTGCACGAAGTTCGTATTCTGGAATGATTGATCTGGCGGGGTTTAAAAAAGACAGATTCTATCTGTATCAAAGTAAGTGGCGGCCGAATTTTCCCATGGTGCACATTCTACCGCATTGGAACTGGCCGGAGCGGCTCGGTAAAGTTACGCCAATTCATATTTTTACGTCTGGCGATGAAGTGGAACTGTTTATTAATGGCAAATCCCAAGGCAAAAAGAAAAAAGGTCAGTACGAGTACCGACTACGGTTTGACAATGTGGTGTATGAACCTGGCACGGTAAAAGCTGTAGCTTACAAAGCGGGTAAGCCATGGGCGCAGGAAACTGTTGTCACTACTGGCGCGGCCACTGGCTTGTCGGTTGAAGCCGACAGAACGAAAATTGCTGGGGATGGTGAAGATTTGGCGTTTGTCACGGTGAAGGTAACAGATAACAACGGTAATACGGTTCCCACCGCGAGAAATAAGGTTTCCTTTTCAGTCTCAGATAACGCTGAAATTGTTGCTACAGATAATGGCGATTCAACCAACTTTACCCCGTTTCCTTCTTCTTCGCGCGAAGCGTTTAGCGGCAAAGTGTTGGCTATTATCAAAGCTAAAAAACGACAGAGTGGTGAAATTATAGTGACTGCCAGCGCTGAAGGATTAACCGCTGGTACCGAGGTAATCCAAATCAGGTGA
- a CDS encoding glycoside hydrolase family 43 protein: protein MAKNNSEQVRSGKAEPLVTDIYTADPSAHVFDGKLYIYPSHDVEAGIPQNDNGDHFDMRDYHILSMDEVGGEVTDHGVALSVKDIPWAGRQLWAPDAAFKDGKYYLYFPLKDKQDIFRIGVATSDNPAGPFTPEPQPIEGSFSIDPAVYADDDGSYYMYFGGIWGGQLQRYEGDEYSPEDTYPADDAPAVSPRVAKLSDDMLSFAEPVREIELLDENGDPLLTGDNDRRFFEAAWVHKYDGKYYFSYSTGDTHKIVYATGDNPYGPFTYQGVILKPVEGWTNHHSIVQFNGKWYLFYHDSSLSGGQTHLRSVKMTELKYRKDGSIIPIDPYMEQE from the coding sequence ATGGCAAAAAACAATTCTGAGCAAGTGCGCTCTGGAAAAGCAGAGCCTCTGGTAACCGATATTTATACCGCCGACCCGTCTGCTCACGTGTTTGACGGCAAGCTATATATTTATCCTTCCCACGATGTCGAAGCGGGAATTCCCCAAAACGACAACGGCGATCATTTTGATATGCGTGACTACCACATTTTGTCGATGGACGAAGTCGGCGGCGAAGTTACAGATCATGGCGTGGCGCTTTCAGTAAAAGATATTCCCTGGGCGGGGCGTCAGTTATGGGCGCCAGATGCTGCCTTTAAAGATGGAAAATATTATCTTTATTTTCCTTTAAAAGACAAACAAGACATATTCCGCATCGGCGTGGCAACCAGCGATAATCCGGCTGGTCCGTTTACTCCTGAACCTCAGCCGATAGAAGGCAGCTTCAGTATAGATCCTGCCGTTTATGCCGACGATGATGGTAGTTATTATATGTATTTCGGCGGCATATGGGGTGGTCAGCTACAGCGGTATGAAGGTGATGAGTATTCGCCGGAAGATACCTACCCCGCGGACGATGCGCCAGCGGTGAGTCCTCGGGTAGCTAAACTCAGTGATGATATGCTTTCGTTTGCCGAACCGGTGAGAGAAATTGAACTGCTGGATGAAAACGGCGATCCTCTACTCACCGGCGATAACGATCGCCGTTTTTTCGAAGCTGCCTGGGTACATAAATATGATGGTAAATATTACTTCTCATATTCTACCGGCGATACCCACAAGATTGTCTACGCCACGGGCGATAACCCCTACGGGCCTTTCACCTATCAGGGTGTAATACTAAAGCCGGTAGAAGGCTGGACCAATCATCATTCTATCGTGCAATTTAACGGCAAGTGGTATTTGTTTTATCACGATAGTTCGCTGTCTGGTGGGCAAACACATTTGCGTAGTGTAAAAATGACCGAGCTTAAATATCGTAAAGACGGATCTATTATTCCTATAGACCCATACATGGAGCAGGAGTAA
- a CDS encoding sugar porter family MFS transporter: MENVVQGSATTPANDATHNTGFIVFISIVATIGGFLFGFDSGVINGTVDGLQAAFNSESVGTGFNVSSMLLGCAVGAFFAGRLADYYGRRALLMIAAVLFIISAWGSGIAESSGEFVIYRILGGLAVGAASVMAPAYIAEVSPAKYRGMLTSIQQIAIISGLFCAFLSNYLLAGSAEGSTNPLWLNYEAWRWMFWIELIPAFLFFAMLFFIPESPRFLMVKNKGEKARNVLVRLYGHSVGEQKIGEIKSSLAEDHQPRFSDLIEKTSGKIRPIVWVGVGLATFQQLVGINVVFYYGAVLWQAVGFSESDALLINVISGAISIGACVLALLIIDKVGRKPLLKWGSVGMTVALVMLVVAFVNADQDPSGRLILGDWGPVALICANFYVFFFNMSWGPVMWVMLGEMFPNQIRGSGLAVSGLVQWITNFAITWTFPMMLASIGLAGAYGFYALCAFLSIVFVSKLIYETKGRELEDMQG; encoded by the coding sequence ATGGAAAACGTAGTACAGGGTTCGGCAACAACACCGGCCAACGATGCCACACATAACACAGGTTTTATTGTGTTTATCAGCATTGTAGCGACCATTGGCGGTTTTTTATTTGGTTTTGATAGTGGTGTAATTAATGGCACTGTTGATGGCTTACAAGCTGCTTTTAATTCCGAGAGCGTAGGAACGGGATTTAACGTTTCCAGTATGTTACTAGGCTGTGCTGTCGGAGCCTTTTTTGCCGGGCGTTTAGCCGATTACTATGGTCGCCGGGCGTTACTAATGATAGCCGCTGTGCTGTTTATCATCAGCGCCTGGGGCTCAGGTATAGCTGAGTCATCAGGTGAGTTTGTCATCTACCGCATCCTCGGTGGCTTAGCTGTCGGCGCTGCGTCAGTCATGGCACCCGCCTACATTGCTGAAGTTTCGCCAGCTAAATATCGCGGTATGCTGACGTCTATCCAGCAAATCGCGATTATCAGCGGCTTGTTTTGCGCCTTTTTAAGTAATTATTTGTTAGCGGGTTCTGCTGAAGGTTCAACAAATCCGCTTTGGTTAAACTATGAAGCCTGGCGCTGGATGTTTTGGATAGAACTTATCCCTGCATTTTTATTTTTCGCAATGTTATTTTTTATTCCTGAAAGTCCTCGCTTTCTGATGGTAAAAAATAAAGGAGAAAAAGCGCGTAATGTTCTCGTTCGTCTGTATGGTCACAGTGTGGGCGAACAAAAAATTGGCGAAATTAAATCGTCGTTGGCTGAGGATCATCAACCGCGCTTCTCCGATTTAATCGAAAAAACCAGTGGCAAAATTCGGCCGATTGTCTGGGTCGGAGTTGGCTTGGCGACGTTTCAACAGTTGGTGGGTATTAATGTAGTCTTTTACTATGGTGCGGTGCTTTGGCAGGCGGTGGGATTCTCAGAATCCGATGCTTTGTTAATCAACGTAATCAGCGGGGCAATTAGTATCGGCGCGTGTGTTCTGGCGCTACTGATTATCGATAAAGTGGGAAGAAAGCCGCTATTGAAGTGGGGCTCGGTAGGCATGACCGTTGCTCTAGTCATGCTGGTAGTGGCTTTCGTAAATGCTGATCAAGATCCCAGCGGACGCCTGATACTCGGTGACTGGGGACCTGTGGCATTAATATGCGCCAACTTTTACGTATTTTTCTTCAACATGTCTTGGGGCCCGGTAATGTGGGTCATGCTGGGCGAGATGTTTCCTAATCAAATTCGCGGTTCAGGACTGGCCGTCAGTGGTCTGGTGCAATGGATAACCAACTTTGCGATTACCTGGACATTCCCAATGATGCTGGCCAGTATTGGGCTGGCGGGTGCATACGGTTTCTATGCTCTATGTGCGTTCCTGTCGATTGTCTTTGTTTCGAAATTAATTTACGAAACTAAAGGCAGAGAGCTGGAAGATATGCAGGGATAA